One region of Trinickia violacea genomic DNA includes:
- a CDS encoding NUDIX hydrolase produces the protein MTLSCIAAARRFDARAHRPFWIDGQRVGWIREADVPLLTRWPDVFDIDAARVALAARFDSSVDSRSAALGAVIGALAADGRIPGWRDETYAIRNAFGDAPLAFIERAASRFFGTMTYAVHLNGVVRHADRAPQMWIARRSDTKATDPGMLDNVVAGGIGWGFGIAETIVKECWEEAGIPEEIAAKALAGRTAHVLQSIPEGTQAEQIFIYDLPLPEDFVPHNQDGEVGEHRLARIDEVAQWIDDGAMTVDASLATLDCLLRHQWIDEEACVGIDVLFAPPA, from the coding sequence ATGACTTTGTCTTGCATTGCCGCCGCGCGGCGCTTCGATGCGCGTGCGCATCGGCCGTTCTGGATCGACGGACAGCGTGTCGGCTGGATTCGCGAAGCGGACGTGCCGCTGCTCACGCGCTGGCCCGATGTGTTCGATATCGATGCGGCGCGCGTTGCGCTCGCGGCGCGCTTCGACAGCAGCGTCGATTCGCGCTCGGCCGCGCTCGGCGCGGTGATCGGCGCGCTCGCAGCCGACGGCCGCATTCCCGGCTGGCGCGACGAAACCTACGCGATCCGCAATGCGTTCGGCGACGCGCCGCTCGCCTTCATCGAGCGCGCCGCGTCGCGTTTCTTCGGCACGATGACCTACGCGGTGCACCTGAACGGCGTCGTAAGACACGCGGACCGTGCGCCGCAAATGTGGATCGCGCGCCGCAGCGACACGAAGGCGACCGATCCCGGCATGCTCGATAACGTGGTCGCCGGCGGCATCGGCTGGGGCTTTGGCATCGCCGAGACGATCGTCAAGGAGTGCTGGGAAGAGGCGGGCATTCCCGAGGAAATCGCCGCGAAGGCGTTGGCCGGGCGCACCGCTCACGTGCTGCAGTCGATTCCCGAAGGCACGCAGGCCGAGCAGATCTTCATCTACGATCTGCCGCTGCCCGAGGATTTCGTGCCGCACAACCAGGACGGTGAAGTCGGCGAGCATCGGCTCGCGCGCATCGACGAAGTCGCACAATGGATCGACGACGGCGCGATGACCGTGGACGCGAGTCTCGCGACGCTCGATTGCCTGTTGCGTCATCAATGGATCGATGAAGAGGCGTGCGTGGGCATTGATGTGTTGTTTGCTCCGCCGGCTTGA
- a CDS encoding LysE family translocator yields the protein MPNFLLFLATSVAITMAPGPDNLQVLARGISQGRAAGFVAALGFAAGITFHTTLAAFGVAALLRSSQVAFEVVKLAGAAYLIWIGIKALRSQGLATAHERPPQALGVVFRQSVIGNMMNPKVTLFFVVFLPQFVEPHGAQSVMVQMLELGVLFMLQTVVVFSAFGVCAGMIGNWLKRRPRVGVWLDRLAGATFIALGLRIALRD from the coding sequence ATGCCTAACTTCCTGCTGTTTCTCGCCACGTCGGTCGCCATCACGATGGCGCCGGGTCCGGACAATCTTCAGGTGCTCGCACGGGGCATCTCGCAGGGGCGTGCCGCGGGCTTCGTCGCCGCGCTCGGCTTTGCCGCCGGCATCACGTTTCATACGACGCTTGCTGCGTTCGGCGTGGCCGCGCTGCTGCGCTCGTCGCAGGTCGCGTTCGAAGTCGTCAAGCTCGCGGGCGCCGCGTATCTGATCTGGATCGGCATCAAAGCGTTGAGAAGCCAGGGGCTCGCGACCGCGCATGAGCGTCCGCCACAGGCGCTTGGCGTCGTGTTCCGGCAGAGCGTGATCGGCAACATGATGAACCCGAAGGTGACGCTCTTCTTCGTGGTGTTCCTGCCGCAATTCGTCGAACCGCACGGCGCGCAGAGCGTGATGGTGCAGATGCTCGAGTTGGGTGTGTTGTTCATGCTGCAGACGGTCGTCGTGTTCTCGGCGTTCGGTGTCTGCGCAGGCATGATCGGCAACTGGCTGAAGCGCCGGCCGCGCGTCGGCGTGTGGCTCGACCGGCTTGCCGGCGCGACCTTCATCGCGCTCGGTCTGCGCATCGCGTTGCGCGACTGA
- a CDS encoding adenine phosphoribosyltransferase, with amino-acid sequence MSNARTGAPIDAAEFIKSQIRTVPDWPQAGVQFRDITPLLQRPKTLRMLTDLLVERYVEAKLDYVAGLDARGFIIAPIIAYELNLGFIPIRKIGKLPYRTVSESYELEYGSATVEIHEDACRAGDRVVIIDDLIATGGTMMAGKKLLERLGAVVVEGAAIIDLPDLGGSKLLRGNGLPLYTITEFSGH; translated from the coding sequence ATGTCCAACGCACGCACCGGTGCGCCCATCGACGCGGCCGAGTTCATCAAGAGCCAGATTCGCACGGTCCCGGACTGGCCCCAGGCCGGTGTGCAGTTTCGCGACATCACGCCGCTTTTGCAGCGGCCCAAGACGCTGCGCATGCTGACGGACCTGCTGGTCGAGCGCTACGTCGAGGCGAAGCTCGACTACGTCGCCGGGCTCGATGCGCGCGGCTTCATCATCGCGCCGATCATCGCCTACGAACTGAATCTCGGCTTCATTCCGATCCGCAAGATCGGCAAGCTGCCGTACCGGACGGTGTCCGAGTCGTACGAACTGGAATATGGCAGCGCAACTGTCGAGATTCACGAAGACGCGTGCCGCGCGGGCGATCGTGTCGTTATCATCGACGACTTGATCGCGACAGGCGGCACGATGATGGCCGGCAAGAAGCTGCTCGAGAGGCTGGGGGCCGTGGTCGTCGAGGGCGCGGCGATCATCGATTTGCCGGATCTCGGCGGCTCGAAGCTATTGCGCGGCAACGGTTTGCCGCTGTACACGATCACCGAATTTTCCGGCCATTGA
- the purU gene encoding formyltetrahydrofolate deformylase: MSTEHSFILKLSCPDRPGIVHAVSGFLFERGSNILDSAQFGDSRTGEFFMRVHFQQVGGDPGLDALRESFAALAERFTMRWELHDASVKPRVVIMVSKIGHCLNDLLFRNRTGQLPIEIGAIISNHTDFYQLAASYNIPFHHFPLTESTASAKAAQEARVLEVIEQHETDLVVLARYMQILSPQLCEKLAGRAINIHHSFLPSFKGAKPYYQAFDRGVKLIGATAHYVTTDLDEGPIIEQEVERVDHSMTPDQLTAIGRDVECVTLARAVKWHVEHRIVLNGTKTVVFR, from the coding sequence ATGTCGACCGAACACAGCTTTATTTTGAAACTGTCGTGCCCGGACCGGCCCGGCATCGTTCATGCCGTCTCGGGCTTCCTGTTCGAGCGCGGCAGCAACATCCTCGATTCCGCGCAATTCGGCGACAGCCGCACCGGCGAGTTCTTCATGCGCGTGCACTTTCAGCAAGTGGGCGGCGACCCGGGCCTCGACGCGCTGCGCGAATCGTTCGCGGCGCTCGCCGAGCGGTTCACGATGCGCTGGGAGCTCCATGACGCGTCGGTGAAGCCGCGTGTCGTGATCATGGTGTCGAAGATCGGTCACTGCCTGAACGACTTGCTGTTCCGCAACCGCACCGGTCAATTGCCGATCGAGATCGGTGCGATCATTTCGAACCACACCGATTTCTATCAGCTTGCCGCGAGCTACAACATCCCGTTTCACCACTTCCCGCTGACCGAATCGACGGCGAGCGCGAAAGCGGCGCAGGAAGCGCGCGTGCTGGAAGTGATCGAGCAGCATGAGACCGATCTTGTCGTGCTTGCGCGCTACATGCAGATTTTGTCGCCGCAGCTGTGCGAGAAGCTCGCGGGCCGCGCGATCAACATCCATCATTCGTTCCTGCCGAGCTTCAAGGGGGCGAAGCCGTATTACCAGGCGTTCGACCGCGGCGTGAAGCTGATTGGTGCGACCGCGCACTACGTGACGACGGATCTCGACGAAGGTCCGATCATCGAGCAGGAAGTGGAGCGGGTGGATCACAGCATGACGCCGGATCAACTGACCGCGATCGGCCGCGATGTGGAATGCGTGACGCTCGCGCGCGCCGTCAAGTGGCATGTCGAGCACCGTATCGTGTTGAATGGGACGAAGACGGTGGTGTTTCGCTGA
- the lptC gene encoding LPS export ABC transporter periplasmic protein LptC, translating into MNQSRITSLVALFAMALLAGVTYWLLEATQTPATQPEKPKGHSPDYFADNFSVSELDQTGSTQYRLTATKMVHYEDDENSDLTMPAIRAFQPGKPIVTATGLRGTVNGDASIVDLYDNARILRAPGNGDPEMQADSSHFRVLVNDDVIETEKPVKLRRGLSVATANGMHYNNVTRVMQLFGNVKGAIAASDVGGGSSK; encoded by the coding sequence ATGAATCAGTCCCGAATCACGTCTCTGGTCGCCCTCTTCGCGATGGCGCTGCTGGCGGGTGTCACATACTGGCTGCTGGAAGCCACGCAAACGCCGGCGACGCAGCCCGAAAAGCCCAAAGGCCATTCGCCCGACTATTTCGCCGACAACTTCTCGGTCTCCGAGCTCGACCAGACCGGCAGCACGCAGTACCGGCTGACAGCGACGAAAATGGTCCACTATGAAGACGACGAAAACAGCGATCTGACGATGCCAGCCATCCGCGCATTCCAGCCCGGCAAGCCGATCGTGACGGCCACGGGCCTGCGCGGCACGGTCAACGGCGACGCTTCGATCGTCGATCTGTACGACAATGCCCGCATCCTGCGCGCGCCGGGCAACGGCGACCCGGAAATGCAGGCCGACTCGTCACATTTCCGCGTGCTCGTCAACGACGACGTGATCGAGACCGAAAAGCCGGTTAAACTTCGGCGCGGCCTTTCCGTGGCGACGGCAAACGGCATGCATTACAACAACGTCACCCGGGTGATGCAGCTTTTCGGCAACGTCAAAGGCGCGATTGCCGCGTCGGACGTCGGCGGCGGCTCGTCCAAGTAA
- a CDS encoding RNA polymerase factor sigma-54 gives MKASLQLRLSQHLALTPQLQQSIRLLQLSTLELQQEVAMAVAQNPLLESEDEWIASPLRVAADGSVIAQTPNASSPEPMPGASNSSSPAENADGGEPQSVDEYNGLASDSGSDASQWNLDDYGRSGNASDDDDLPPLQIHESTTTLRDHLMAQLRVTQASQRDRALITFLIESLDDDGYLTASLDEVLADLPEELEVDLDELNAALALLHSFDPAGVGARTASECLKLQLHRLDASPTRTLALEIVAHHLELLAARDFTRLRKQLKANDDDLRDAHALIRSLEPFPGAAYGKAEADYVVPDIMVRRTAQGWQAELNPEVVPRLRINHLYANILRNSRGDPGSGSLRQQLQEARWLIKNIQQRFETILRVAQAIVERQKNFFTHGEIAMRPLVLREIADTLGLHESTVSRVTTGKYMLTPFGTLEFKYFFGSHVSTDTGGAASSTAIRALIKQLIGAEDTKSPLSDSRIAELLAEQGFVVARRTVAKYREALKIPAVNLRKSL, from the coding sequence ATGAAAGCCAGCCTCCAACTCCGCCTATCGCAGCATCTCGCGCTGACGCCACAACTGCAGCAGTCGATCCGGCTGCTGCAGTTGTCTACGCTCGAACTGCAACAAGAAGTCGCGATGGCGGTCGCGCAAAATCCGCTGCTCGAAAGCGAAGACGAATGGATCGCGAGTCCGCTGCGCGTCGCGGCGGACGGGTCGGTGATTGCGCAAACGCCGAACGCGAGCAGTCCCGAGCCGATGCCCGGCGCGTCGAATTCCTCGAGCCCTGCCGAAAATGCCGACGGCGGCGAACCGCAAAGCGTCGACGAATACAACGGTCTAGCCTCGGACAGCGGCTCCGACGCGAGCCAATGGAATCTCGACGACTACGGCCGCTCCGGCAACGCGTCGGATGACGACGACTTGCCGCCGCTGCAAATCCACGAATCGACGACCACGCTGCGCGACCACCTGATGGCGCAACTGCGCGTCACGCAAGCGAGCCAACGTGACCGCGCGCTGATCACGTTCCTGATCGAATCGCTCGACGACGACGGTTACTTGACCGCCTCGCTCGATGAAGTGCTCGCCGATTTGCCGGAAGAGCTCGAAGTCGATCTCGACGAATTGAACGCCGCCTTGGCACTGCTGCACAGCTTCGATCCGGCCGGGGTCGGTGCACGCACGGCTTCCGAATGCCTGAAGCTGCAACTGCATCGCCTCGACGCATCTCCTACGCGCACGCTCGCACTCGAAATCGTCGCCCATCATCTGGAACTGCTCGCGGCACGCGATTTCACGCGCCTGCGCAAACAACTGAAGGCCAATGACGACGACCTGCGCGACGCCCACGCGCTGATCCGCTCGCTCGAACCCTTCCCCGGCGCCGCCTACGGCAAGGCCGAGGCCGACTACGTCGTGCCGGACATCATGGTGAGAAGAACTGCACAAGGCTGGCAGGCCGAACTGAATCCCGAGGTGGTGCCGCGGCTGCGCATCAATCACCTTTACGCGAATATTTTGCGCAACAGCCGGGGCGATCCCGGCAGTGGCTCGCTGCGTCAACAGCTGCAAGAAGCGCGTTGGCTGATCAAAAATATTCAACAACGATTCGAGACGATTCTCAGGGTCGCGCAAGCCATTGTGGAGCGTCAAAAGAACTTTTTCACGCACGGCGAAATTGCGATGCGCCCCTTGGTTTTGCGGGAAATAGCTGATACGCTGGGGCTACACGAGTCAACGGTCTCGCGTGTGACAACCGGGAAGTACATGCTTACCCCGTTTGGGACGCTTGAATTTAAGTACTTCTTTGGATCTCACGTTTCGACCGATACGGGGGGCGCGGCCTCATCAACGGCCATTCGCGCACTCATCAAGCAACTGATAGGAGCTGAAGACACCAAATCTCCTCTTTCAGACAGCCGCATAGCCGAACTGCTGGCGGAACAAGGATTCGTGGTCGCACGCCGCACGGTTGCCAAGTACCGCGAAGCCCTCAAGATTCCCGCAGTGAATTTGCGCAAGTCTTTGTAG
- the kdsD gene encoding arabinose 5-phosphate isomerase KdsD, translating into MIAKINGDRALALARDVLDIEADAVRGLRNQLDDGFVSAVDFLLSCRGRVVVSGIGKSGHIARKLAATLASTGTPAFFVHPAEASHGDLGMVTADDVFIAMSNSGESEELISILPLLKRLGSKLIAITGRPESSLAKLADVHLNAGVSKEACPLNLAPTSSTTAALALGDALAMAVLDARGFGADDFARSHPGGALGRRLLTYVRDVMRTGDQLPKVLDNATVRDALFQLTAKRMGMTAIVDEHDRVEGIFTDGDLRRVLERTGDFRELPIAEVMTRAPRSIGADHLAVEAVELMERHRINQMLVVDEAGKLIGALNMHDLFSKKVI; encoded by the coding sequence ATGATAGCGAAAATCAATGGCGACCGGGCGCTGGCGCTCGCCCGGGACGTGCTCGACATCGAAGCTGACGCCGTGCGCGGGCTTCGCAATCAACTCGACGACGGCTTCGTCAGCGCAGTCGATTTCCTCTTGAGTTGCCGCGGACGCGTCGTCGTATCAGGCATCGGCAAATCCGGCCACATCGCCCGAAAACTCGCCGCTACGCTGGCAAGCACCGGCACGCCCGCATTTTTCGTGCATCCGGCCGAAGCGAGCCACGGCGACCTCGGCATGGTGACCGCCGACGACGTGTTCATCGCCATGTCCAATTCCGGCGAATCGGAAGAGCTGATTTCGATTCTGCCTTTGCTGAAACGCCTCGGCTCCAAGCTGATCGCGATTACCGGCCGCCCCGAATCGAGCCTCGCGAAGCTCGCCGACGTGCACCTGAACGCCGGCGTTTCGAAGGAAGCCTGTCCGCTGAACCTCGCGCCGACGTCCAGCACGACGGCCGCGCTCGCGCTCGGCGACGCCCTGGCGATGGCGGTGCTCGACGCGCGCGGCTTCGGCGCTGACGATTTCGCGCGCTCGCACCCCGGCGGTGCGCTCGGCCGGCGCCTCCTCACCTACGTGCGCGACGTGATGCGCACGGGCGACCAGCTGCCGAAGGTGCTCGACAACGCCACCGTGCGCGACGCCCTCTTCCAGCTGACCGCGAAGCGCATGGGGATGACGGCAATCGTCGACGAACACGACCGCGTCGAAGGCATCTTCACCGACGGCGACCTGCGCCGCGTGCTGGAACGCACGGGCGACTTCCGCGAGCTGCCGATCGCCGAGGTGATGACGCGCGCCCCGCGCTCGATCGGCGCCGATCATCTGGCCGTCGAAGCGGTGGAACTGATGGAGCGCCATCGGATCAACCAGATGCTCGTCGTCGACGAAGCGGGCAAGCTGATTGGTGCGCTCAACATGCACGACCTGTTTTCGAAGAAGGTGATTTGA
- a CDS encoding KdsC family phosphatase yields MNASPLTVAERASRVKLMIFDVDGVLTDGGLLFTAEGDTMKSFNSLDGHGLKLLREAGIVTAIITGRKSGIVQVRAQEIRINHLYQGVEDKRRAFADLLTATGVAREECGYMGDDWPDLAVMLQCGFAAAPANAHPEVISRAHWVSHARGGHGAARELCETILRAQNRYDALLAAACGA; encoded by the coding sequence ATGAACGCATCGCCCCTGACCGTCGCCGAACGCGCGAGCCGCGTCAAGCTGATGATTTTCGACGTGGACGGCGTGCTCACCGACGGCGGCCTGCTGTTCACGGCCGAGGGCGACACGATGAAGTCGTTCAACTCGCTCGACGGCCACGGCCTGAAGCTGCTGCGCGAAGCCGGCATCGTCACCGCGATCATCACGGGCCGCAAGTCGGGCATCGTGCAGGTCCGCGCGCAGGAAATCCGCATCAACCATCTGTATCAAGGCGTGGAAGACAAGCGCCGCGCATTCGCGGATCTCTTGACGGCGACCGGCGTCGCGCGTGAAGAATGCGGCTATATGGGCGACGACTGGCCCGATCTCGCGGTCATGCTCCAGTGCGGCTTCGCGGCCGCGCCGGCCAACGCGCACCCCGAGGTGATCTCGCGCGCGCACTGGGTCTCCCACGCACGCGGCGGCCACGGCGCCGCGCGCGAGCTTTGCGAGACGATCCTGCGCGCCCAAAACCGCTACGACGCGCTGCTCGCGGCCGCCTGCGGAGCCTGA
- the lptA gene encoding lipopolysaccharide transport periplasmic protein LptA, translating into MNESFSRFDLGRARASLARRAVRAGLTAALVALPCFGVAPLAHAERADRDKPLNIEADNMTYDDLKQINIFTGHVVATKGTIVIRADRVDVTQDPQGYQYAVGTSSGKNLSYFRQKRDGVDEYIEGTAVQINYDGKQDLTTLTTNATVRRLQGLSTLMDEVHGSVITYDGQNDFYTAKAGKDVAGPGNPSGRVRAMLSPKSGGAAPLNGASATLAPSPQIQGTLPQ; encoded by the coding sequence ATGAACGAATCGTTCTCTCGTTTTGACCTCGGCCGCGCACGCGCGTCGCTCGCGCGCCGCGCGGTACGCGCTGGACTGACGGCGGCGCTCGTCGCGCTGCCCTGCTTCGGCGTGGCCCCGCTCGCGCACGCCGAGCGCGCCGATCGCGACAAACCGCTCAATATCGAAGCGGATAACATGACTTACGACGATCTGAAGCAGATCAACATCTTCACGGGGCACGTCGTCGCCACCAAGGGCACGATCGTGATCCGCGCCGACCGGGTCGATGTGACGCAGGACCCGCAGGGCTATCAGTACGCCGTCGGCACGTCGTCCGGCAAAAACCTCTCGTACTTCCGCCAGAAGCGCGACGGTGTCGACGAATACATCGAAGGCACGGCCGTGCAAATCAATTACGACGGCAAGCAGGACCTGACCACGCTCACCACCAACGCGACGGTGCGCCGCCTGCAGGGCCTCTCGACGCTGATGGACGAAGTCCACGGCAGCGTCATTACCTATGACGGCCAAAACGACTTCTATACTGCGAAGGCCGGCAAGGACGTAGCAGGCCCCGGCAACCCGAGCGGCCGCGTGCGTGCCATGCTGTCGCCCAAGTCGGGCGGCGCCGCGCCGCTCAACGGGGCGTCGGCCACGCTCGCGCCGTCGCCCCAGATTCAAGGAACTCTGCCGCAGTGA
- the lptB gene encoding LPS export ABC transporter ATP-binding protein produces the protein MSTPAAAATHTLPNRNAPGTTSSLVVRSLKKRYGSRTVVKDVSLDVKSGEVVGLLGPNGAGKTTSFYMIVGLVPLDAGEIVLDGNSISLLPIHKRASLGLSYLPQEASVFRKLTVEENIRAVLELQLDEHGKRLSKALITERTEALLDELQISHLRENPALSLSGGERRRVEIARALATNPSFILLDEPFAGVDPIAVLEIQKIVKFLKQRNIGVLITDHNVRETLGICDHAYIISDGSVLAAGAPSDIIENESVRRVYLGEHFRM, from the coding sequence CTGTCAACTCCCGCCGCTGCCGCGACTCACACGCTGCCCAACCGCAACGCGCCAGGCACGACGAGCTCCCTGGTGGTGCGCAGCCTGAAAAAACGGTATGGGTCGCGCACAGTCGTCAAGGACGTCTCGCTCGACGTGAAAAGCGGCGAAGTCGTCGGCCTGCTCGGGCCGAACGGCGCCGGCAAGACGACGTCGTTCTACATGATCGTCGGCCTCGTGCCGCTCGACGCCGGCGAAATCGTCCTCGACGGCAACTCGATCAGCCTGCTGCCGATTCACAAGCGAGCGTCGCTCGGGCTCTCGTATCTGCCGCAAGAAGCGTCCGTCTTCCGCAAGCTCACGGTCGAGGAAAATATCCGCGCCGTGCTCGAGCTGCAGCTCGACGAGCACGGCAAACGGTTGTCGAAAGCGCTGATCACCGAACGCACCGAAGCGCTGCTCGACGAACTCCAGATTTCGCACTTGCGCGAGAATCCGGCGCTGTCGCTTTCGGGCGGGGAACGCCGCCGTGTCGAAATCGCGCGCGCGCTCGCGACGAACCCGAGCTTCATTCTCCTCGACGAACCGTTCGCGGGCGTCGACCCGATCGCCGTTCTGGAAATTCAGAAGATCGTTAAATTCTTGAAGCAGCGCAATATCGGCGTGCTCATCACGGACCACAACGTCCGCGAAACGCTCGGGATTTGCGACCACGCTTACATCATCAGCGACGGCAGCGTGCTGGCCGCCGGCGCACCGAGCGACATCATCGAAAACGAAAGCGTGCGCCGCGTCTACCTCGGCGAACATTTCCGGATGTAA
- a CDS encoding monovalent cation:proton antiporter family protein, translating to MISPLEMTLFLLLASVAGVVLFRFLNLPPMLGYLTVGILVGPNALGIAPDTVRAQHLAEFGVVFLMFSIGLEFSLTKLRSMRTLVFGLGLLQVIGTVAIAVILGLVFERWVHITWQGSVALGGALAMSSTAIVSKMLAERLEIETEHGRNIFGVLLFQDLAVVPLLIIIAALGGDSKSLVATLGVAAIKIVVALSLLLIVGQKFMTRWFNVVARRRSQELFVLNLLLVTLGAAFITDKFGLSLALGAFIAGMLIAETPYRHQVEEDIKPFRDVLLGLFFVTTGMLLNPRVLITHPFVVLAFLIGPILLKAVMITGLARVFGATPGVAMRTGIGLAQAGEFGFVLLNLILDKHLVDATLLQAILASMLLSMLAAPFLIQNADRIVLRLSSTEWMMQSLQMTRIATQSLKQSGHVIICGYGRAGQNLARMLEHEGLSYVALDLDPDRVSAAATAGESVVFGDAGRRESLLAAGIHRAAAIAITYANTPSALRVLHNIHELEPTLPVIVRTVDDADLEKLLAAGATEVIPEIVEGSLMLASHTLVLMGVPMRRVVRRVEEMRDERYSLLRGYFHGADDLGDEDGHEQVRLQSVPVDENSDAVGRSLEELGLADIGVEVTAIRRHGIRGVEPGPETKLRASDIVVLRGLPEALAIAEERISRHRRAGASAT from the coding sequence GTGATTTCGCCGCTCGAGATGACGCTGTTTCTGCTGCTCGCTTCGGTGGCAGGCGTCGTCCTATTCCGTTTCCTGAATCTGCCGCCGATGCTCGGCTATCTGACCGTGGGGATCCTGGTCGGCCCGAACGCGCTCGGCATTGCTCCGGATACGGTTCGGGCACAGCATCTCGCCGAGTTCGGCGTCGTGTTCCTGATGTTCTCGATCGGGCTCGAGTTCTCGCTCACGAAGCTGCGCTCGATGCGCACGCTCGTGTTCGGGCTCGGCTTGCTGCAGGTGATCGGCACGGTGGCGATCGCGGTGATACTCGGGCTCGTCTTCGAGCGCTGGGTCCATATCACGTGGCAGGGCAGCGTCGCGCTCGGCGGCGCGCTGGCCATGTCGTCGACGGCGATCGTCAGCAAGATGCTCGCCGAACGGCTGGAGATCGAGACCGAGCATGGCCGCAACATCTTCGGCGTGCTGCTGTTCCAGGATCTGGCGGTCGTGCCGCTCCTCATCATCATTGCCGCGCTCGGCGGCGATTCGAAGAGCCTCGTGGCGACGCTCGGCGTCGCGGCGATCAAGATTGTCGTCGCGCTGTCGCTGCTTCTGATCGTCGGGCAGAAGTTCATGACGCGCTGGTTCAACGTCGTCGCGCGGCGCCGCTCGCAGGAGCTGTTCGTGCTGAACCTGCTGCTCGTCACGCTCGGCGCCGCGTTCATCACCGACAAGTTCGGCCTCTCGCTCGCGCTCGGCGCGTTCATTGCCGGGATGCTGATCGCGGAAACGCCCTACCGGCATCAGGTCGAGGAGGACATCAAGCCGTTTCGCGACGTGCTGCTCGGTCTCTTCTTCGTGACGACCGGCATGCTGCTCAATCCGCGCGTGCTCATTACGCATCCGTTCGTCGTGCTGGCGTTCCTGATCGGGCCGATCTTGCTGAAGGCGGTCATGATCACGGGCCTCGCGCGCGTGTTCGGGGCGACGCCGGGCGTCGCGATGCGCACCGGCATCGGGCTCGCGCAGGCCGGCGAATTCGGCTTCGTGCTCTTGAACCTGATCCTCGACAAGCACCTCGTCGACGCGACGCTCCTGCAGGCGATTCTCGCGTCGATGCTGCTCTCGATGCTCGCGGCGCCGTTCCTGATCCAGAACGCCGATCGCATCGTGCTGCGCTTGTCGTCGACTGAATGGATGATGCAGTCGCTGCAAATGACGCGCATCGCCACCCAAAGCCTAAAGCAAAGCGGCCACGTGATCATCTGCGGCTATGGCCGCGCGGGGCAGAACCTAGCGCGCATGCTCGAGCACGAGGGCCTCTCATATGTCGCGCTCGACCTCGACCCCGATCGCGTGAGCGCCGCGGCCACCGCCGGCGAATCGGTCGTGTTCGGCGATGCGGGGCGGCGCGAATCGCTGCTCGCGGCCGGTATCCACCGGGCCGCCGCGATCGCGATCACCTACGCGAACACGCCTTCCGCGCTGCGCGTGCTGCACAACATCCACGAACTCGAGCCGACGCTGCCCGTCATCGTGCGCACCGTCGATGACGCCGACCTCGAAAAGCTCCTCGCCGCCGGCGCAACCGAGGTGATTCCCGAGATCGTCGAAGGCAGCCTGATGCTGGCGTCGCACACGCTCGTGCTGATGGGGGTGCCGATGCGGCGCGTCGTGCGGCGCGTCGAGGAAATGCGCGACGAGCGCTACAGTTTGCTGCGCGGCTATTTCCACGGCGCCGACGACCTCGGCGACGAGGACGGCCACGAGCAGGTGCGGCTACAATCTGTGCCGGTCGACGAGAACTCGGATGCGGTCGGGCGCTCGCTCGAAGAACTCGGTCTTGCCGACATCGGCGTCGAAGTGACGGCCATTCGCCGGCACGGCATTCGCGGTGTCGAGCCTGGCCCCGAGACGAAGCTGCGCGCCTCCGATATCGTGGTGCTGCGCGGGCTGCCCGAGGCGCTGGCGATCGCCGAGGAGCGCATTTCGCGTCATCGCCGCGCGGGGGCTTCCGCCACTTGA